The genomic stretch GACATTACACCTGATACGCTAATCCCTGCAATATTGTATCAAGTATTGTCTCCCTTCATTCTACCGAGGGGGCAAAGCACAAGAGATGTGTTCTTAATTCATTATATTCGTAATTTTGAACTTTTGTGATGCTTTCAAGCACTAGAACTTGTAAAGATTGGTTACAGGAAGATGAACATGACATGGATGTTGACACTGCAACATCTGCGATTCAAACTCCTGCAAAGCACTCCTTGCCTGAGCTGGAGGTTTACTGCTATTTGCTTGTGCTAATATTTCTGATTGATCAGAAGAGATACAATGAGGTAATATAAATAGatcaaaatcttttttcttaagCTTTTCCCCCCACTGCACTCAAGATGGTTTTAACATCACATTGTTCTTTCAGGCTAAAGCTTGTGCCTCGGCAAGCATTGCCCGATTGAAAAATGTGAATAGGAGAACTGTCGATGTGCTAGCATCCAGGCTCTACTTCTATTACTCTCTTAGCTATGAACTCACAGGGGACCTTGCTGAAATTAGAGGGttagttttcttttgtcttGACTACTTGATCCTCATCGATTAATGTTCTGTCTGTATCAGTCAGCCAAAGATGTATTGGATTGAATGATCTTGTGTCTCACTTAAACTGATCCATTGTATAACTAATTTGTGCACTCATGCATTAACAGTAACCTCCTCGCCCTCCACCGGATTGCAACCTTGCGCCATGACGAGTTGGGTCAGGTAAATCTTCAACTGTAGGGTCATGTGTATTTATGTTATCACTTTCTTATATCTGGAATTTGGCGTGATGCAGGAAACACTTCTTAACCTTCTACTTCGAAACTACCTTCATTACAACTTATATGATCAAGCAGAGAAGCTTAGGTCCAAGGCACCTCGATTTGAAGCCCATTCAAATCAGCAGGTAAATCTCAATTGTCTATACTATATAGCTATATGCCCATTATACTTTAGGGGACCTCTAACATGTTTACAATGTGGTTCAGTTTTTGTGGGAGGCTAATTGCATATCTGCAACACTAGTATTTAGTTTTTAGGATTCAGTTCAGTGGCAGTTATACTTATTCAGCAAGGTTTAACAATTAATCTAGAGATAGTAAACATGGCATGACATAGCTTATGTGTGACGTCTTTGGCATGCATGTTAATTTTTGTGTTCCGTCCTTCATTCTACTTCCTAGAGATCCCATCAGTGGTCTTTAATAAATACTTACTTTTGGATCAAAGTTAATTACAATAAACTTTAAGGaactggaaaaaaaaactttagtgGAAACTTGGTATTTTTCAAACAAAGCATCAATGATCAAGATCCAATTGCTATAGAAAATTTGCTTATAATAGTGAAGGcgctgttttttatttatttatttttggtgtgAGGGTGGAGAGTTGTTTAGTTTCCGATCTCACTGATGGAGCACTTACTATGGCCCTGTCGACCAGAGGCCTGActtcttttttaaagtacttATAAGCAGCATTTCTGACACCAGTTGTTCTTTTGCAGTTCTGCCGCTACCTCTTTTACCTAGGAAAGATCAGGACAATTCAGCTGGAGTATACAGATGCAAAAGAATCCCTCCTGCAAGCTGCTCGGAAAGCCCCTGTTTCAGCACTTGGTTTTCGAGTTCAATGCAACAAGTGGGCAGTCATTGTTCGTTTACTGCTAGGTGAAATCCCTGAGAGGACTGTGTTTATGCAGAAAGGCATGGAGAAGGCTTTGAGGCCATACTTTGAATTGACAAATGTAAGTCTAGATATTCCCATACTTTAgtcattcattttattttttccatagAGAATGGGTGCTGTCAATAGGGTGGACTTGGTACAGAATGCAGATACGATGACATCCAAGTTCCAATAATATATTCCTGAGTCCCCAAGTTCAGAACAGCCTGGCACTTTAAAAACATTGCTTAATTTGGATctgaataaaatataaaaccaaaTCGAAATCCAAATTTTACACTAATCGAAAGTTGAATTCTCATcattagaaattatttttggttataGAATAATCTTAATCTGATTTAGATCAAGCAAACTCAGATCCTGATCCATCCGAACGCTAATAgcacaataaagaaaaaggttaGAGAAATGGTAATTTTATGATAGAATGGTTCTGAGAATACCCTTGATGTTTTCTTCATTGTGATGTAAGCTCAGAATGCATTATCTTATAAATTTGATCACCATAAAATGCAGAATTCGGCTAAACTGAGACTCCAGTTTTTTCCAAAttgtgaatttattttaataattactaGTGTGACACTTAACTCTGTCAGGCATGAGCCTCTTAGAGATCAAATCCTTAGGTTCCCCAGCTTTTGCTGCTAGTATTGAGaaagacaatgtgttttttCAGGCTGTGCGCATTGGTGATCTGGAGCTTTTCAGAAATGTGGCTGATAAGTTCTCAAGTACTTTCAATTCAGACCGTACGCACAATTTGATTGTTAGGCTGCGGCACAATGTCATAAGGACCGGCTTACGCAACATCAGTATATCTTATTCCCGCATCTCTCTAGCTGATGTTGCAAAGAAGTTGAGATTGGACTCTGCAAACCCTGTTGCCGATGCTGAGAGTATTGTATCAAAGGCAATCCGAGATGGTGCAATTGATGCCACAATAGATCATGAAAATGGATGGATGGTATCAAAAGAGACTGGGGACATCTACTCTACAAATGAGCCTCAATTTGCATTTAACTCGAGGATTGCTTTCTGCCTCAATATGCACAATGAGGCAGTGCGTGCTCTTCGATTTCCACCAAACTCCcataaagagaaagaaagtgcAGAGAAGAGGAGGGAGAGACAACAGCAAGAGCAAGAGCTTGCAAAGCACATTGCTGAGGAGGACGATGATGAGTTCTGATTGTGTAGTGATCTGCAAAAGGCACTTTATGCTTTCCATCAAGTTTTCCCATTGCTTTGAAATTCCCTGGCAAGTTGTTTCCATTTACTGGTTTTTTGACTGTCATTAGCCTTTCTTTTAATCAAGGTTATGTCATAGGTTATTGTTTTAAATCTGACCGATAGTTCTTTCATCACATTGAATGATATTCTGAAGTTCCATCTGTTCCCCTTTGAATATTTTGTTGTTCTACTCTCTCTAGGCAGAGAAGGAACGTTTATTTCTTTAGCCTGCCTATTGTGGGTTGGTCAATGCTGTCTGCTTCTTTTGTGTGTTCCCTTTCATTTACAAAAATGGTCAGGTTCTGGTTTAAAATTCTTTGCGAAGTTTGAGAGGAATTTCTGTAAAACCATGGCTTGCTAGGTGGTCGTTTGCAGATGTGCAAATCAAAGTGGTTCTActaattttctttattctacCTATTAAAGTGTTGCCTGTACAATCGAAAAACAGTGATTGTGCAATGAAACATGTATTCCATATATTTCTTAATGAGAAATGAaagaattcattcatttttcaattatcttttaattatatcTATAGTGACTGGATGAATCTACCATGGAATTTATGTAAAGTCCACATGAGTCCACAGATCTaatgatttattgaatttgtaaaaaaagatGGTTTAAAGATGATTGTCTTACATGTCTCTTTCTTAAATGACAATTTGCTTATTATTTGGAGTTTATGAAACAGTGATTGGTATAGTAAGCTGGACTCTTTTAAGAGACAATAGGGAATGATTGATTCTTTGGAACTATAAGCAgtttaaaaagagtaatgctagaaactttATTTCTATCCTATAGCTATTATATCAACCTGACATGACGTATCTAATTGACTCctaaattagtcattgttaagaaaaaatttgaaaaaaataaaatgttagagattacattttttaattcgCAATTATCTTATAATACTGATACGATAGTTTTAACTaacttttgatttttatttttattttttttattaaggctTGATTCAATGATTGGTTGGATTGTTACGAGAATATTGCGGATAATTATGTGGATAGTTATGGAATAAACGataattgtagaataaaaatataagtttttttactcattcaaatttaatttgtcaaaagcttaaaatgGAGTTAGGCTGTGGCGCCAAATTAGAGCACTCCCGTATCTATTGGCATGCCTTTTAGTCGTACCATTACAATTTACAAGGTCCACTTAGCAAAAGGGGATTACTGTCTGAGACAAGACCGGGAATCCATAATTCAGTTTCAGGGCATTTATCTCCCTCCAGTTTAATTGTCCTTAGAAAAGTCGCACCAACCAGATATGGAATCCTCCCTGATATTGTGGCATTCCCTTGGAGAACAATATAAAATTCAACTACAGACAATGTTAATGGTTTCAGAAACTGAAAAAATCAGGTTTTGGAAACTCCTGACATGATTTTATACGTATTAGTTGGACCCAATGGGTTCACTTCCCACTAAGCAACATTAAACTGCACTATTTCTCTGAAAGCAGATTAAGGCAAAtgttataaacaaaattaattgaaaaaagtaGAATTTCTACCTGCAAGGTAACAAGAAATAACAAGATCACTTGTTTCTATCTTCAGTACAACTTAAAAACGAAGTTCTATAGAAAGATAAATGCTATAATCTTTCAAAAATTTCCCAAGATTCACATGAATGAGCTTTACCTAAATCAATCTcctagaagaaaacaaaagcagTGCAAAAGAAACACAACATATTCAACAAGTTTTACAAAAGGAAGTTCATAAAGGTTTAGTTTCTGCTGGCGGGCGGCAGTCATTCACCCAGCTGAACTCAACCCGAATGATTTGACTATGGTGCTGACTCTTTCTGCAAAAGTTCTGGACGTTATTTTTTTACCTGGCACATGAAATGGGTTTGAAACCGCATCTACATATGCAGCATGGAACCTCCTGAAAAACTGTACAGCATTTGCACAAAAATGTGAAATCAGGACCAAGTACGAGATGCTATTCAAAGAATGTTGCAGATGAAAActgtaataattaaaaaagtagCAGCAGCAAATATGATTCGCAAGGATATTATTCAGAAAAATAGTTTAAGCAAGCAAAAAAGTGGCAACCACTACATTATGGAATAAGTGGATGATGAGGCAGGAAAACCAAAGATTTATAAATGGATATATCAAACAAGTCATATAAACATGTACTACACAGAAGTTTGCTTGCATATCGCCTAAAgtatcataaaataaaaaagtgcaaCTACCTACATTTTTGAAAGTGAATCACAATGACAAGAAAACATACAATTGATTAAGTGGAAGATCCCAGGTTATGTATGATCAACCTAGGCCACATGACTAAGACATGTTCATTTCTCCTCAACCGATGCTTTAATCAAATGGAGATGGTGATATTTACAATATTATATCCACAGTCTCATTCTCTAGACAAGAATTTAGCCAGAAAAAAGCTGCATCGATCCATTACAACCAATTACATTTAGATAAGATAATTTCATACATATCACGACTCAAAGGCCACAATCGATTTCTCCTGCTTGAGGCAGCAAAGCTGCAAAGACGCTTCACAACCTCACAGCCCATGCAAAACAGTAAACCAGATCAAGATTGTGTCACCATAACCCTTGTACTAGGGAACATGCCCAGGTTAACAACGTGTCAAAAACGTATCACTCAAAACATATCTGGGTAACGGGAAAGCACCCCAATGATAGGACTGACAACAGAGACTAGCCAGTTGAGTCAAAATGGAAAGAGAGACTGGGAGCCACAAAATTTCCAGGTGAGCACCCTCAACGCAATGGATTGACAAGGTAGCAGCATAGATCAAAAAGTATTGAAGACACAGAATTATCTTGTGTCCAATGATATCGACCTCATTCTTTTTCACTGCAGCAGGCTAAGATGAAAGAGGATGAGAATTATATAACCTTGATTGCCACCAAGATGAACAAGACCATCCACTTTCGTACTCTATACCACACCCATCAAAGCTACCTTCTTACACTTGTCATGATCCAAACTTCACTGAAGCTCTAGTTTTTCCAATTCATGTTACTTCTAGCAGGGAAAACAATTACGCTTCAGTACGCTCTAGTTCTTCTTATTCAAGAGTTTGAATCCTTACTCTAAAATTtatctctcatttcaattaaatatttcacgtgatGAACCTCTCTTATTAAGGGAAAGTTAGAGCCATcatgagggagagtgttagaatattaattaaatgattaaattcataatatttATACTAGATCAAATGAATTTCTCATCACCCACATTGCACAagctttcaaaatcaaaattaatgtCTCATTCACTCTGATTTCCCAGGAAACACTATCTATAGAACCAGATAAAGTCAATCCATAACCATAACCATACTCACATTTCGAACATCCGCGTCTCTGACATCTAGATCCGTTGTCACCACGATAAACTTCACCTTCGTATTAGTCAGATACCCGTACCTACCACAACACATTATCTACAAAATCATTCACAATCACAACACTAGGCTCTTGTAagcaaaaacacatttttcttacAATCAAATTCATAATAACTACGTTTGAAAAGTGCATCAAAAATAATCGACAACCCACAAAGACACTCACACTTTGTAATTCTCGGTCGGGTACAGCAGACCCAGAAATGTCTCATTCAGTGGCGATCCAGATTTCTTCGGATTGTTCACTGcgaaacataaatta from Corylus avellana chromosome ca1, CavTom2PMs-1.0 encodes the following:
- the LOC132166094 gene encoding probable 26S proteasome non-ATPase regulatory subunit 3, translated to MTQDVEMKELPAPSNSASSSPPSTLHHLKEIASLIETGAYAREVRRIVRVVRLTLALRQKLNAQVLSAFLNFTLTPGSELHSRLSSYLPKEDEHDMDVDTATSAIQTPAKHSLPELEVYCYLLVLIFLIDQKRYNEAKACASASIARLKNVNRRTVDVLASRLYFYYSLSYELTGDLAEIRGNLLALHRIATLRHDELGQETLLNLLLRNYLHYNLYDQAEKLRSKAPRFEAHSNQQFCRYLFYLGKIRTIQLEYTDAKESLLQAARKAPVSALGFRVQCNKWAVIVRLLLGEIPERTVFMQKGMEKALRPYFELTNAVRIGDLELFRNVADKFSSTFNSDRTHNLIVRLRHNVIRTGLRNISISYSRISLADVAKKLRLDSANPVADAESIVSKAIRDGAIDATIDHENGWMVSKETGDIYSTNEPQFAFNSRIAFCLNMHNEAVRALRFPPNSHKEKESAEKRRERQQQEQELAKHIAEEDDDEF
- the LOC132164930 gene encoding uncharacterized protein LOC132164930, producing MPEKMIVCVAVVGHQNNPLYIQSFTEADDALKLHHIVHCSLDVVDERVNNPKKSGSPLNETFLGLLYPTENYKVYGYLTNTKVKFIVVTTDLDVRDADVRNFFRRFHAAYVDAVSNPFHVPGKKITSRTFAERVSTIVKSFGLSSAG